One genomic segment of Sminthopsis crassicaudata isolate SCR6 chromosome 4, ASM4859323v1, whole genome shotgun sequence includes these proteins:
- the LOC141541387 gene encoding olfactory receptor 6N1-like → MDCTNQSWVQNFVLIGFTPTQFLQPLAFLGVLSIYLLTLAGNLFIIILVQADSALGTPMYFFISILSFLELWYISTTVPTLLYTVLHGPSPVSPTICFIQLYVFHSLGMTECYLLGVMALDRYFAICRPLHYHNLMGGRVRVWLAVASWVAGFSAALVPACLTASLPFCHMEISHYFCDLAPLMRLACVGTAWHAHVHGAVIGVATGCNFVLILLLYGGILRAVLRLPTAASRAKAFSTCSSHMIVVALFYGSAFAVYVGPPGGRAEGSDKLIALIYALLTPFLNPIIYTLRNKEVKEAVKRVTYRLWAVLKGC, encoded by the coding sequence ATGGATTGCACTAATCAAAGCTGGGTCCAGAACTTTGTCCTGATTGGCTTCACTCCTACTCAGTTCCTGCAACCTCTTGCCTTCCTAGGTGTCCTATCCATATACCTCCTCACCTTAGCTGGTAACCTGTTCATCATCATCCTAGTCCAGGCTGACTCTGCTCTGGGCACTCCCATGTATTTCTTTATCAGCATCTTGTCCTTCCTGGAACTCTGGTACATCAGCACCACGGTGCCCACACTTCTGTACACTGTACTACATGGACCCTCACCTGTTTCTCCCACTATCTGCTTCATCCAATTGTATGTTTTCCACTCATTGGGTATGACTGAATGTTACCTTCTGGGTGTCATGGCCCTTGATCGTTACTTTGCTATTTGTCGCCCTCTCCACTATCACAATCTCATGGGTGGTCGGGTGCGGGTCTGGCTAGCAGTTGCTTCTTGGGTAGCTGGCTTCTCTGCAGCTCTGGTCCCTGCTTGCCTCACAGCCTCCCTGCCCTTTTGCCATATGGAGATTTCTCATTACTTCTGTGACCTTGCACCGCTCATGCGGCTGGCATGTGTGGGCACTGCTTGGCATGCACATGTCCATGGGGCTGTGATTGGTGTAGCTACTGGGTGTAATTTTGTCTTGATCTTACTGCTGTATGGAGGCATCCTGAGGGCTGTACTGAGATTGCCTACAGCTGCTAGCAGGGCTAAGGCTTTTTCTACTTGTTCCTCCCATATGATAGTAGTGGCCTTATTCTATGGCTCCGCCTTTGCTGTTTATGTAGGACCTCCTGGGGGTCGGGCAGAGGGCTCAGACAAGCTTATTGCCCTGATATATGCCCTGCTCACCCCCTTCCTCAACCCTATCATCTATACCCTGCGTAACAAGGAAGTGAAGGAGGCTGTGAAGAGGGTCACTTATAGGCTTTGGGCAGTGCTGAAGGGGTGCTGA